In Phycisphaerae bacterium, one genomic interval encodes:
- a CDS encoding DUF2961 domain-containing protein yields the protein MRNLAIITGLILVAVLAAGSAPADPVTTRSLLAQMADLGALAEFPEPPYTCRQFSSYDRASTSPADQEKWFANADANQYLRIEEHDGQKEYVMMDADGPGAIVRIWSANPKGTLRIYLDKSAQPTLEVPMADLLGGKFAGIPTPIAHEASRGWNSYFPIPYATHCRITNTEGGFYYHVNYRTYPAGTAVTTFTPDDLKALAADVTAVAKALAAPSAASGERAVPRDEKAAIVQPGKELEVWKSASAPAAIRGLAFEVQAAERERALRELLLVLEFDDQSPVVCPLGDFFGAGPGARPYESLPLGVTAEGVLWSHWVMPFRSTARVVVRNAGAQAITLNQRHVEAAPYTWTDRTMYFRAGWRVSRDVPTRPFQDWNYVSVKGQGIFVGAAFTLANPSKAWWGEGDEKIYVDGEEFPSHFGTGTEDYYGYAWGSPALYTNAYHAQPRCDGPGNYGITAVNRWHILDRIPFQRDFRFDMELWHWWEGIVPEMSVMTYWYARPGATSNRTAPQPADLQLVTLPPYVPPKVAGALEGEELRILAQTGQVGPQDIDKCSGERHLWWREGKPADKLVLAFPAPAAGQYRVFGRFVKAGDYGIVKLSVNDQAAAEPFDFYNDGVTVSDEMLIGVFNLLPEDNKLAVEIIGRNEKAIPGHMFGLDYLRLEPVK from the coding sequence ATGCGCAACCTGGCGATCATCACCGGTTTGATCCTCGTGGCGGTCCTCGCCGCGGGCAGCGCCCCGGCGGACCCTGTAACGACCCGCAGTTTATTGGCTCAGATGGCGGACCTGGGAGCGCTGGCCGAGTTTCCCGAGCCGCCCTACACCTGCCGCCAGTTCTCCAGCTACGATCGCGCCTCGACGTCACCGGCCGACCAGGAGAAGTGGTTCGCCAACGCGGATGCGAATCAGTACCTGCGCATCGAGGAGCACGACGGCCAGAAGGAGTATGTGATGATGGACGCGGACGGCCCCGGTGCCATCGTCCGCATCTGGTCGGCCAACCCGAAGGGCACCCTGCGCATCTACCTCGACAAGAGCGCCCAGCCAACACTGGAAGTGCCGATGGCCGATCTGCTCGGCGGGAAGTTCGCCGGCATCCCGACGCCCATCGCACACGAGGCGAGCCGAGGCTGGAACAGCTATTTCCCCATCCCCTACGCCACGCACTGCCGCATCACGAACACCGAAGGCGGCTTCTACTACCACGTCAACTATCGCACGTATCCCGCCGGCACCGCCGTCACGACCTTCACACCGGACGATCTGAAGGCCCTCGCGGCGGACGTGACCGCGGTCGCGAAAGCGCTCGCCGCCCCGTCGGCAGCGTCCGGCGAGCGCGCGGTGCCGCGCGATGAGAAGGCAGCCATCGTCCAGCCCGGGAAGGAGCTGGAAGTGTGGAAGTCGGCCAGTGCGCCGGCCGCGATCCGCGGGCTCGCGTTCGAGGTGCAGGCCGCGGAGCGCGAGCGTGCCCTGCGCGAGCTGCTGCTCGTGCTGGAGTTCGACGACCAGTCCCCGGTCGTCTGCCCGCTGGGCGACTTCTTCGGCGCGGGTCCGGGCGCGCGGCCCTACGAGTCGCTGCCGCTAGGTGTTACTGCGGAGGGCGTGCTGTGGTCGCACTGGGTCATGCCCTTCCGCAGCACGGCGCGCGTCGTGGTCCGCAACGCGGGCGCGCAGGCGATCACGCTCAATCAACGCCACGTGGAGGCGGCGCCGTATACCTGGACAGACCGCACCATGTACTTTCGCGCGGGCTGGCGTGTGTCGCGTGACGTCCCGACGCGTCCCTTCCAGGACTGGAACTACGTCAGCGTGAAGGGCCAGGGTATCTTCGTCGGGGCGGCGTTCACACTCGCCAACCCGTCCAAGGCCTGGTGGGGCGAGGGCGACGAGAAGATCTACGTCGACGGCGAGGAGTTCCCCAGCCACTTCGGCACGGGCACCGAGGACTACTACGGCTATGCCTGGGGCTCGCCCGCGCTCTACACCAACGCCTACCACGCGCAGCCACGCTGTGACGGACCGGGCAATTACGGCATCACGGCCGTAAACCGCTGGCACATTCTCGACCGCATCCCGTTCCAGCGCGACTTTCGCTTCGACATGGAGCTCTGGCACTGGTGGGAAGGCATCGTGCCGGAGATGTCCGTCATGACCTACTGGTACGCGCGCCCGGGCGCTACCAGCAACCGCACGGCCCCGCAACCGGCGGACCTCCAACTCGTCACGCTGCCACCCTACGTGCCGCCGAAGGTCGCGGGTGCGCTGGAGGGCGAGGAGCTCCGCATCCTGGCGCAGACCGGCCAGGTCGGCCCGCAGGACATCGACAAGTGCAGCGGCGAGCGCCACCTCTGGTGGCGCGAGGGCAAGCCCGCCGACAAACTCGTGCTCGCGTTTCCCGCGCCGGCAGCCGGCCAGTACCGCGTGTTTGGTCGCTTCGTGAAGGCCGGCGACTACGGGATCGTGAAGCTGTCGGTCAATGACCAGGCTGCCGCCGAGCCGTTCGATTTCTACAACGATGGCGTGACGGTTTCGGACGAAATGTTGATCGGCGTATTCAACCTGTTGCCCGAGGACAACAAACTGGCCGTTGAGATCATTGGTCGCAACGAGAAGGCCATCCCGGGTCACATGTTCGGTCTCGACTACCTGCGACTGGAACCTGTCAAATAG
- a CDS encoding chemotaxis protein CheA, giving the protein MKQAVEAAIAGLHEAISTPPERNDLGRLARMHSWGQSLVEAASPGGGAVVSPPIGQMAESLVLLLERLILDEAANPELGIALVSEAACLIEQAHQGQTVAADSLVTRIREAVNGPAAGAGAPPAPPAVAPSPAPPPSAPVNAVTPAPAPPSAPAVPERAASAPGAAAPAAPDETYVSEPLVLDLSEREHLVGFLDESTEHMDAIEAGLLALETDPTDTTKIDELFRPFHTIKGIAGFLNLRDINRLTHEIETILDQGRKNELRITAGTVDLIFASVDVLKAQLDAIRRYMAAPTGGPCPQPEISAVMRQLRRAAQPGAAAPAATAPARPMLGELLVAEGAATASQVHAALRTQERDTPPQRKLGEVLVDEGAASVGDVERALSQQSAGKPVMDHSIRVDTHKLDMLVDAVGELVIAQSMVCLTEAVTGDEKLHRNVSQVTKIVRDVQETAMAMRMVPIGQTFQKMRRLVRDVARKANKQVELVINGEETELDKNVIQQMSDPLVHMVRNAVDHGIEPVADRLAAGKPEVGQVLLNAYHQGDSIVIEIRDDGRGLDPQKLIAKGIERGLITADDQLSDQQAFALILQPGFSTAEVVTDISGRGVGMDVVRRNVEQLRGKIEIQSEKGRGSVFFIRLPLTLAIIDGMLVRVGSERMIIPTILIEQSLRPEPRQITSVQRRGAMLQVRGELCPLIQLGALFGYGAPIDPCENLVVIVQCEGQKIALVLDELIGQQQVVIKTLGERFKSVQGVSGAAILGDGRVGVILEPTGLLALHKQRGSAAYQAPTVSPGSAERPPSPLDTEPDEYGCDAVGAALPSSGVACPAEPVTAPA; this is encoded by the coding sequence ATGAAACAAGCAGTTGAAGCGGCAATCGCGGGCCTGCACGAGGCAATCTCGACGCCCCCGGAGAGGAACGACCTGGGGCGCCTGGCGCGCATGCACTCCTGGGGCCAGAGCCTGGTCGAGGCGGCCTCCCCGGGCGGTGGCGCGGTCGTGAGCCCGCCCATCGGGCAGATGGCGGAGAGCCTCGTGCTGCTGCTGGAACGCCTGATTCTCGACGAGGCCGCCAACCCGGAACTCGGGATTGCGCTCGTCTCCGAAGCCGCGTGCCTGATTGAACAGGCCCATCAAGGCCAGACGGTTGCCGCGGACTCGCTGGTGACGCGCATCCGCGAAGCCGTCAACGGCCCGGCGGCGGGGGCCGGCGCGCCTCCGGCGCCGCCGGCCGTCGCCCCGTCGCCCGCGCCGCCGCCCAGTGCGCCGGTGAACGCGGTGACGCCGGCCCCGGCGCCGCCGTCGGCGCCTGCGGTGCCCGAGCGCGCGGCGTCCGCCCCTGGGGCCGCAGCGCCCGCGGCGCCGGACGAGACATATGTCAGCGAGCCGCTGGTGCTCGATCTGAGCGAGCGCGAGCACCTGGTCGGCTTCCTCGACGAGTCCACCGAGCACATGGACGCGATCGAGGCCGGGTTGCTCGCGCTCGAGACAGACCCGACGGACACGACCAAGATCGACGAGCTCTTCCGACCGTTCCACACGATCAAGGGCATCGCCGGTTTCCTGAACCTGCGCGACATCAACCGGCTGACGCACGAAATCGAGACGATCCTGGACCAGGGCCGCAAGAACGAGCTGCGCATCACGGCGGGCACCGTGGACCTGATCTTCGCCAGCGTGGACGTGCTGAAGGCGCAGCTCGACGCCATCCGGCGCTACATGGCGGCCCCGACCGGTGGGCCGTGCCCGCAGCCGGAGATCAGCGCCGTCATGAGACAGCTCCGGCGGGCGGCCCAGCCGGGCGCCGCGGCTCCGGCGGCGACCGCGCCAGCCCGCCCGATGCTCGGCGAGCTGCTGGTGGCCGAAGGGGCCGCGACGGCGTCCCAGGTGCACGCGGCGCTGCGGACGCAGGAACGGGATACGCCGCCGCAGCGCAAGCTGGGCGAGGTGCTGGTCGACGAAGGCGCGGCCAGTGTCGGCGACGTGGAGCGGGCGCTGTCGCAGCAGTCGGCGGGCAAGCCGGTGATGGATCACTCGATCCGGGTGGACACGCACAAGCTGGACATGCTGGTGGACGCGGTCGGCGAGCTGGTGATCGCGCAGTCGATGGTGTGCCTGACCGAGGCGGTGACGGGCGACGAGAAGCTGCACCGCAACGTGTCGCAGGTGACCAAGATTGTCCGCGACGTCCAGGAAACGGCGATGGCGATGCGGATGGTGCCGATCGGACAGACCTTCCAGAAGATGCGCCGGCTGGTGCGCGACGTGGCCCGCAAGGCCAACAAGCAGGTCGAGCTGGTGATTAACGGCGAGGAGACCGAGCTGGACAAGAACGTCATCCAGCAGATGTCCGACCCGCTCGTGCACATGGTCCGCAACGCGGTGGACCACGGCATCGAGCCGGTGGCGGACCGCCTGGCGGCCGGCAAGCCGGAAGTCGGGCAGGTGCTGCTGAACGCGTATCACCAGGGCGACAGCATCGTGATCGAGATTCGCGACGACGGGCGCGGGCTCGATCCGCAGAAGCTGATTGCCAAGGGTATCGAGCGCGGGCTGATCACGGCCGACGACCAGCTCTCCGACCAGCAGGCCTTCGCGCTGATCCTGCAGCCCGGCTTCTCCACCGCGGAAGTCGTGACCGACATTTCGGGACGCGGGGTGGGGATGGACGTCGTGCGGCGGAACGTGGAACAGCTCCGCGGCAAGATCGAGATCCAGTCGGAGAAGGGGCGCGGCAGCGTCTTCTTCATCCGCCTGCCGCTCACGCTGGCGATCATCGACGGCATGCTGGTGCGCGTCGGCAGCGAGCGCATGATCATCCCGACGATCCTGATCGAACAGTCGCTGCGGCCGGAGCCGCGGCAGATCACGAGCGTGCAGCGGCGGGGCGCGATGCTGCAGGTGCGCGGCGAGCTGTGCCCGCTGATCCAGCTCGGGGCGCTGTTCGGCTATGGCGCGCCGATCGACCCCTGCGAGAACCTGGTGGTGATTGTGCAGTGCGAGGGGCAGAAGATCGCCCTCGTGCTGGACGAGCTGATCGGCCAGCAGCAGGTCGTGATCAAGACGCTCGGCGAGCGTTTCAAGAGCGTGCAGGGCGTGTCCGGCGCCGCCATCCTCGGCGACGGGCGCGTCGGTGTGATTCTGGAGCCGACCGGGCTGCTGGCGCTGCACAAGCAGCGGGGCAGCGCGGCGTACCAGGCCCCCACCGTTTCCCCCGGGTCGGCGGAGCGGCCGCCGTCCCCGCTCGACACGGAGCCAGACGAGTACGGTTGCGACGCCGTTGGTGCGGCGTTGCCCAGCAGCGGTGTCGCGTGCCCGGCCGAGCCGGTCACCGCGCCGGCCTAG
- a CDS encoding right-handed parallel beta-helix repeat-containing protein has product MAGVNQFIALSCAFALLCGATALATDRHVPGTYATIQAAINACVAGDTVIIADGTYTGTGNKNLDFHGLAITVRSASGAPATCIIDSGNSGRGFYFHSGESAAALVQGLTIRNGNVVYPGGGGVYCISAHPTLSNCVITGNTAQFFAGGLHCEHASPTLLDCTISGNAGTGGGGVSCEASSNASLTNCLIVGNTSINNLGGGISSVDSSPTFTHCWIANNTAGNGGGVYSANSGVIFTGCIITRNTGTNNGGGIYCAAAGTALRNCTIVGNIAGTAGGGLYCQSSSPVVTNCILWANTPQQFDGYLGSPVVTHCDVQGGWSGDGNIDADPLFRDPDGPDNDPSTIADNDYRLTFASPCLDAGDNGVVPAGSLDLDGHPRIARFVVDMGAYEIPFGDLDCSGTIGFGDINPFVLALSNPPAYAQMYPDCPPLHGDMDADGEVGFGDINPFVAALTGGK; this is encoded by the coding sequence ATGGCCGGGGTTAACCAGTTCATCGCCCTTTCGTGCGCGTTCGCACTGTTGTGCGGCGCGACCGCCCTGGCAACCGACCGGCATGTGCCCGGCACATACGCCACGATTCAGGCGGCCATCAATGCCTGTGTCGCCGGCGACACGGTCATCATCGCCGATGGCACCTACACCGGCACCGGCAACAAGAACCTCGATTTTCACGGTCTGGCGATCACGGTGCGCTCGGCGAGCGGCGCTCCGGCCACCTGCATCATCGATTCCGGCAACAGCGGCCGGGGCTTCTACTTCCACAGCGGCGAATCCGCGGCGGCGCTCGTACAGGGCCTCACCATCCGCAATGGGAATGTGGTCTACCCTGGCGGAGGCGGTGTGTACTGCATCTCCGCCCACCCGACGCTGAGCAACTGCGTGATAACGGGCAATACAGCCCAGTTCTTCGCGGGCGGGCTGCACTGCGAGCACGCCAGCCCCACGTTGCTCGACTGCACGATCAGCGGCAATGCGGGTACCGGCGGCGGTGGCGTGAGCTGCGAAGCCTCCTCCAACGCGAGCCTGACGAACTGCCTCATCGTGGGCAACACGAGCATCAATAACCTTGGCGGCGGCATCTCCAGCGTCGATTCCAGCCCGACATTCACCCACTGCTGGATCGCCAACAACACGGCCGGCAACGGCGGCGGCGTGTACTCCGCGAATTCCGGTGTGATCTTCACCGGCTGCATCATCACGCGCAACACAGGAACGAATAACGGTGGCGGTATTTACTGCGCCGCCGCCGGCACAGCGTTGCGGAACTGCACGATCGTGGGCAATATCGCCGGCACCGCTGGGGGCGGCCTCTACTGCCAATCCTCAAGCCCGGTCGTTACGAACTGCATTCTCTGGGCCAACACGCCGCAGCAATTCGACGGTTATTTGGGCAGTCCGGTCGTGACCCACTGCGACGTACAGGGCGGCTGGAGCGGCGACGGTAACATCGACGCCGATCCGCTCTTCCGCGACCCCGACGGGCCGGACAACGATCCGAGTACGATCGCGGATAACGATTACCGCCTCACGTTCGCTTCGCCGTGTCTCGACGCGGGCGATAATGGCGTGGTGCCCGCGGGGTCGCTCGACCTCGATGGCCACCCGCGCATCGCGCGGTTCGTCGTCGACATGGGCGCCTACGAAATCCCGTTTGGCGATCTCGACTGCAGCGGGACGATCGGCTTCGGCGACATCAATCCCTTCGTCCTGGCCCTGAGCAATCCGCCGGCGTATGCGCAGATGTACCCCGACTGCCCGCCGCTGCACGGTGATATGGATGCCGACGGCGAAGTCGGGTTTGGCGACATCAATCCGTTTGTGGCGGCGCTGACCGGCGGTAAGTGA
- a CDS encoding chemotaxis protein CheD, with the protein MALVVVDIADLAVAAEPGSSLITYSLGSCIGLAIWDPVAHVGGMLHYMLPESQLSPEKARSSPAMFCDTGVPRLFKAAYELGAVKSRLVIKVAGGSQLLDDNGTFNIGKRNYLALRKIFWKNGVMISAENVGGSVSRTLKLDVDTGVVTVKSRNQEVPL; encoded by the coding sequence ATGGCCCTCGTGGTCGTTGACATTGCCGATCTGGCCGTGGCCGCCGAGCCGGGCAGCAGCCTGATCACCTATTCGCTGGGCAGTTGCATCGGCCTGGCGATCTGGGATCCGGTGGCGCACGTCGGCGGCATGCTGCACTACATGCTGCCGGAGTCGCAACTGTCGCCCGAGAAGGCCCGCAGCAGCCCGGCGATGTTCTGCGACACGGGCGTCCCGCGGCTGTTCAAGGCGGCGTACGAGCTGGGCGCGGTGAAGAGCCGGCTGGTGATCAAGGTCGCCGGCGGCTCGCAGTTGCTCGACGACAACGGGACGTTCAACATCGGCAAGCGGAACTACCTCGCGCTGCGGAAGATCTTCTGGAAGAACGGCGTCATGATCAGCGCGGAGAACGTCGGCGGCTCCGTGAGTCGCACGTTGAAGCTCGACGTGGACACCGGAGTCGTCACGGTCAAGTCGCGCAATCAGGAGGTGCCGCTGTGA
- a CDS encoding PEP-CTERM sorting domain-containing protein, with product MDTNVVPKEWKMSTKLEITARILLAVGMLAIVTAASANTVATFADPAPDGATPLFTLAGASFTGGWSGTGLTLEVPFTGQSWNDATFTLTPLTLIGPGQLSAGTLEFFKSVTDGGGQILKIDFDFAGLALFGFGASDVFGQAVTISGPGLPVGLTDETFAFSFANPVPTSNGYTFTAAFTSSAIPEPTSLALLGLGVCGLLRRR from the coding sequence ATGGACACGAACGTGGTTCCCAAGGAGTGGAAGATGTCCACGAAACTGGAAATTACCGCACGTATTTTGCTTGCTGTCGGCATGTTAGCCATCGTGACCGCCGCCAGCGCGAACACCGTGGCGACGTTCGCCGATCCGGCCCCGGATGGCGCGACTCCGCTCTTCACGCTCGCTGGCGCTTCCTTCACCGGCGGCTGGAGCGGCACTGGCCTGACGCTGGAAGTACCGTTCACGGGTCAGAGTTGGAACGACGCCACGTTTACACTTACCCCCTTGACGCTTATCGGTCCTGGACAGCTTTCCGCCGGCACGCTCGAGTTTTTCAAGAGTGTGACCGACGGGGGCGGCCAGATCCTAAAGATCGACTTTGATTTCGCGGGGCTGGCGTTGTTCGGATTCGGTGCATCCGACGTATTTGGGCAGGCGGTAACGATCTCGGGACCGGGCCTGCCGGTTGGACTGACGGACGAGACGTTCGCGTTCAGTTTCGCGAACCCCGTGCCCACGTCCAACGGGTATACGTTCACGGCCGCGTTCACTTCGTCCGCCATTCCGGAGCCGACCAGCCTGGCCCTGCTGGGTCTGGGCGTCTGCGGTCTGCTCCGCCGAAGATAG
- a CDS encoding prepilin-type N-terminal cleavage/methylation domain-containing protein — translation MAMVTGRQRPALRGFTLIELLVVVAIIALLVSVLLPALGRARQQARAVVCASNLRSLSLAAFMYAESHNGWLPEFGYMHGGGEAHAAHSWILEMTREYGDNRNVLRCPADASPHWTQPLTPQSGPLRRTSFATNFYVAAGGIDSPLWERDGHAYNRLDWIRRPVATVLFVELAETGPYALADHVHPELWGEMHPAEKREAATQVVLERHLGRGNYGFIDGHAARHSFEETFLIDQQPTDPGGTVTWLFNKYDPTVAR, via the coding sequence ATGGCCATGGTGACCGGCCGGCAGCGCCCCGCGCTGCGCGGGTTCACGTTGATTGAGTTGCTAGTCGTTGTGGCGATCATCGCCCTGCTCGTGTCAGTGCTGCTGCCGGCGTTGGGGCGCGCGCGTCAGCAGGCGCGCGCGGTGGTCTGCGCGAGCAACCTGCGCAGCCTGAGCCTCGCGGCGTTCATGTACGCTGAGAGCCACAACGGCTGGCTGCCGGAGTTTGGCTACATGCACGGCGGCGGGGAAGCGCATGCCGCGCACTCGTGGATCCTCGAGATGACCCGCGAGTACGGCGACAATCGGAACGTTCTGCGCTGTCCGGCCGATGCGAGTCCGCACTGGACGCAGCCGTTGACGCCGCAAAGCGGCCCCCTGCGCCGGACGAGTTTCGCGACGAACTTCTATGTCGCGGCGGGCGGGATCGACAGTCCGCTCTGGGAGCGCGACGGGCACGCGTACAACCGCTTGGATTGGATTCGCCGACCGGTGGCGACGGTTCTTTTTGTCGAGCTGGCTGAGACCGGGCCCTACGCGCTAGCGGACCACGTGCACCCGGAGCTCTGGGGCGAGATGCACCCGGCGGAGAAGCGCGAGGCGGCGACCCAGGTAGTCCTGGAGCGCCATCTCGGGCGGGGAAACTATGGATTCATCGACGGGCACGCCGCGCGGCATTCATTCGAAGAGACGTTTCTGATCGATCAGCAGCCGACCGACCCCGGAGGCACGGTCACCTGGCTGTTCAACAAGTATGACCCGACGGTGGCGCGTTGA
- a CDS encoding purine-binding chemotaxis protein CheW, which yields MQAAQIEKSSRSRNTAQGGKYLTFSLAAEEYGLEILKVREIIGIMDITAMPQMPPYVKGVINLRGKVIPVIDLRTKFGLESAEYTEQTCIVVVDVGSLVGVIVDTVQEVLDIDGTQIDPPPPLGASVDTTFIMGMGKVKDDVKILLDIDKVLGSEELVAALEEAAGAASES from the coding sequence ATGCAAGCAGCGCAGATCGAGAAGAGCAGTCGGAGCCGCAACACCGCCCAGGGCGGCAAGTACCTCACGTTCAGCCTGGCCGCGGAAGAGTACGGGCTGGAGATCCTGAAGGTCCGCGAGATCATCGGGATCATGGACATCACGGCGATGCCGCAGATGCCCCCGTACGTCAAGGGCGTGATCAACTTGCGCGGCAAGGTGATTCCGGTCATCGACCTGCGGACGAAGTTCGGGCTCGAGTCGGCGGAGTACACGGAGCAGACCTGCATCGTGGTCGTCGATGTCGGCTCGCTGGTGGGGGTGATCGTGGACACGGTGCAGGAAGTCCTGGACATCGATGGGACGCAGATCGATCCGCCGCCGCCGTTGGGCGCGTCGGTCGATACGACCTTCATCATGGGCATGGGCAAGGTCAAGGACGACGTGAAGATCCTGCTCGACATCGACAAGGTCCTCGGGTCCGAGGAGCTGGTGGCCGCGCTCGAGGAAGCTGCCGGCGCCGCGAGCGAGTCGTAG
- the hutH gene encoding histidine ammonia-lyase has product MQVNLDGNSLSIEQIVAVARDWATVAIARAARDKVQRSRDFLEKCVKDGIAIYGVTTGIGELARVRISPEQSAELSRRIVYSHSAGTGAPFPEDAVRAAMLLRANVLAKGYSGVRLSLLDTVVEMLNKGVIPYINEKGSLGVSGDLSPMSQFAEVAIGEGRAYYKGELMSGADAMRKAGVQPTDLTFKEGLGLINGSQMMTGGAALLCYDAERVLKNAVIAGAMTLDALRAVERAFDPAIHRARPYPGQNAIAANLVRLFAGSQIMADKTGKVQDGYSMRCTPQALGPSFDTLEHVRKMVHIEANSAADNPLFFPDEQQYFAAGNFHGQPIGMAVDFLCIALAEAADLSERHTNRLLNPVLSGLPDFLVQGNGLNSGLMVAQYTAAALVSENKVLSHPASVDSISVSADQEDHVSMGPIAVRKCGEILRNVRAVLAVEMMCAAQAFDFYPGKRPGKGTKVAYDLIRSKVPMLKDDRVLYPDIEAIRQLIESNAILEAVEAEVGPLLLSRDMDLPEPNVGK; this is encoded by the coding sequence ATGCAAGTCAACCTGGATGGGAACTCGCTTTCGATCGAGCAGATCGTCGCCGTCGCGCGCGACTGGGCCACCGTCGCCATTGCCCGCGCGGCGCGCGACAAGGTCCAGCGCTCGCGCGATTTCCTCGAAAAGTGCGTCAAGGACGGCATCGCCATCTACGGCGTCACCACCGGCATCGGCGAGCTGGCGCGCGTCCGCATCTCGCCGGAGCAGAGCGCCGAGCTCAGCCGCCGGATCGTCTACAGCCACTCCGCCGGCACGGGTGCGCCGTTTCCGGAGGACGCAGTCCGCGCCGCCATGCTGTTGCGCGCCAATGTGCTCGCCAAGGGCTACTCCGGCGTGCGGCTCAGCCTGCTTGACACCGTCGTCGAGATGCTCAACAAGGGCGTCATCCCCTACATCAATGAGAAAGGCTCGCTCGGCGTCAGTGGCGACCTCTCGCCGATGTCGCAGTTCGCCGAGGTCGCGATCGGTGAGGGCCGCGCGTACTACAAGGGCGAACTCATGTCCGGCGCCGATGCGATGCGCAAGGCCGGTGTGCAGCCCACCGATCTCACGTTCAAGGAGGGCCTGGGTCTGATCAACGGCTCGCAGATGATGACCGGCGGCGCGGCGTTATTGTGCTATGACGCCGAGCGCGTGCTGAAGAACGCCGTCATCGCGGGTGCCATGACGCTCGATGCGCTGCGGGCCGTCGAGCGGGCGTTCGATCCGGCGATCCACCGCGCCCGGCCGTATCCCGGGCAGAACGCCATCGCGGCGAATCTCGTGCGCCTCTTCGCCGGCAGTCAGATCATGGCGGACAAGACCGGCAAGGTGCAGGACGGCTACAGCATGCGTTGCACGCCGCAGGCGCTCGGCCCCTCGTTCGATACGCTGGAACATGTCCGCAAGATGGTCCACATCGAAGCGAACTCCGCCGCGGACAACCCGCTCTTCTTCCCCGACGAGCAGCAATACTTCGCGGCCGGCAACTTCCACGGCCAGCCGATCGGCATGGCGGTCGACTTCCTGTGCATCGCGCTGGCCGAGGCCGCCGACCTGTCCGAGCGGCACACGAATCGCCTGCTCAACCCGGTGCTCTCCGGCCTGCCCGACTTCCTCGTCCAGGGCAACGGCCTCAACTCCGGGCTGATGGTCGCGCAGTACACGGCCGCCGCGCTGGTTTCCGAGAACAAGGTGCTGTCGCATCCAGCGTCGGTGGACTCGATCAGCGTGTCGGCGGACCAGGAGGACCACGTCAGCATGGGGCCGATCGCGGTCCGCAAGTGCGGGGAGATCCTGCGGAACGTGCGGGCGGTGCTGGCGGTCGAGATGATGTGTGCCGCGCAGGCGTTCGACTTCTACCCGGGCAAGCGGCCGGGCAAGGGCACGAAGGTTGCGTACGACCTGATCCGGTCGAAGGTGCCGATGCTGAAGGACGATCGCGTGCTGTACCCGGACATCGAGGCGATCCGGCAGCTCATCGAATCAAACGCGATTCTCGAAGCGGTGGAGGCGGAAGTCGGCCCGCTGCTGCTGTCGCGCGACATGGACCTGCCCGAGCCGAATGTGGGGAAGTGA